TTATTTCTTGTTTTGGAATCAATGAATACTTGGGGAATTTTAAGAGTAACCTGGATATTTTTACTTTTTGTAAATGTACTTCTGTCCCTATAATTCATTATCTTGAGGAACCAAGGCATACAGGAGCTCTGTACATATGCAGCCTTACACCAATGGTTAAATGCGCCTATGGAATCTCAATGGACATAAATGCGGATGACCCGCAGAGCTTTGTAGAATTGAATAGTCCGGGCTCAAGAATGATAATTCAGGAGAGTGAAGGGCAGACTCTACTTAAAAGTTATTATAGAGACTCTTCCGGAGAGACAAAATACGAAAAAGTTATTCTTGGTAATGCATCAGAAAAAGCAAATTTCAATATAATATTTGACGGTTATAATAAAACAAACACAATTTACGCACAGGATGGCAGTTCCATAGTTACCCCATTCTATAATTTAGATCGGCAAAAACTACCTTATCTCGATTTTTCAAACGGCTATATCAAATTCACAGTTTTTATCCTTGGAGAAGGAACTTACCTTGACGCTAATATATACAGTATAAACCAGACAGCGGATAGAAAACTCATAACTGCAATCGGGGATAGCAGGATAATCCCGTTCGGACTTGATGGACCGGTGAATAGAACCGAAGAAGGAATTGATTACCTGAAGACTAAAGGGTATAGAGGTACGATGTGGTTTGATAAGGGACTGCTTGAAAAATCCAACGAAAAACACATTAATTACCTGCACAGTCTGGTTGTTAACGATTCCTGGGAAGTTGGCATACACTATACAAAGGAGTTAAGCAGCCTTCCACTTGAAGAAGCATACAGTGTCATGGATGAGGAATACCAGTACGTGTATGAGAAAATCGGTAGAAAACCAACAAGTTGTTGCTGCCTGAGAAACCATGATAACCTTACACACGCAATTTATGCGTATGAAAACTTTGGCATGATCTGGAGAAATGGAGATGCATTAATTCACGCAGAAAGGGATGTAGGAAACCTGTACGACGATACATGGGAATGGTGGGAACCAGCATCAAAAGCAGGCATGTCCTATCCGGTATTCACACATCAACTTGACCTGGAACCTGCAATAAAATACTCAATAAGCCGTTCAAAGTTCCGGGACTGGGTGGATAACTATTATACAAACAACATGACCATAGTATCATTTTATGAATACAATCAGATAAGCCGCAATACATATGACGCAAGCTTTGAAAATCTGCAATACAATGAGAAACTGCTCGCATTCGACGCACATACAAACGGTGACAGCGCTCTTGTAAATGTAAACATAACTGCAGGAAACGACATACAGGTCTACGACACTACCCTTGAAAAGTATCTTGATTATGAAACGGAACAGGATAAATCAATTACTTTCCGGGTTGAGGACAACCATACTTATACGATAAATTTGAACAGTTCTAAATAATGGATCCCTTTGAGTCAGGTATAAATTCCACAACCACGGAAGACACAAAAACGGACGAATGTACAACATTTTCGTGTATGTCTGTGCCTTCCGTTGTTAGCTTTTTTTGTTATGTACCTTCATGGGTAACTTTTTTTTGTATACATTCCAGATTAGCTTTTTTTCGGTATGTTTTTCTTAAATTTAGTATAATGTCATAAAACAGTCAACACATTTATAATTATAAAAGTCAACACCTTTCTAATTAAAACAACCCATGTACTTCTCAAAAACCCTCACTTTCCGCAGTAAATTTTTGCATATTCACAATTTTTTCCTGTTATCAATTTTCAATAAAACGTGGATTTATTGGACTTTTATGCAGGAGGTAAAGCAGCTATATGGTGTATCAATAGAGACAAAAATGGTGTATCAATAGAGACAAAAATGGTGTATCAATAGAGACAAAAATGGTGTATCAATAGAGACAAAAATGGTGTATCAATAGAGACAAAAAACGATATCATTCAATTTTCACCAAGTTCCATTAAAAGTCCAAATTAATTTGATTTGTTTCAAAAATGCTATCAGAGAACATATTGATTTTTGAAAAAATACTGCCGAATGTGGGAAAAACCATCGTGTTTTAATAAATTGTAAATATCTCCTGCGCAGATATACTGATAACTGCAAACAGGCTTACTGATGTATATTTACTTCATACTAAAATTTACTTAATAAGAAAATATTCCTGCAATGTAATGCCTGGAAGGGGCTTCCTGATCTGTGAGGTAAGAAGGGGAAGGGAACGGCAGTTAAGTGGGGAGTAATAACCATGGACAAAGAAAGAATTTCCTATCACGAGTCCGTTCAAAAGATGTATGAACGGATAAAGGAAGATAATATGACAAATGTCTGGGACCGCTATGAGGCTCAGGGAATAGGTGGAGTTCCGGACCGGAGATGTAATTTCTGTATGGCAGGAGCACGTTGTGACCTGTGTTCCAATGGTCCCTGTCGTTCGGATGCTTCAAAGGACAAGAGAGGGGTATGCGGGATCACTGCCGACGGGATGGTAATGCGGATGATGCTGCTCAGAAACGTACTGGGGGCTTCGACTTATCAATATCATACGGACCAGACCATCCGGACACTTCGGGAAACCGCAAAGGGCAACACCCCTTACAAAATAAGTGAACCTGAAAAGTTGAGGACATTTGCAGGCAGGCTGGGGTTGGAAACCGGAGGGACGGACTCAGAAGTTGCCCTTCGCCTGTGCGAATTTGTAGAAAAGGACTTTAACAGGCCTGCTTACGAACAGAGCCAGATTGTGGAGCTTCTTTCCCCTCCTGAAAGAAAGAAAAGGTGGGAAGAGCTGGACATGTTCCCAGGTGGAATCTATGGGGAGATGATGTATTCAACAAGTTCCTGCCTGACAAACGTGGATGGGTACTACGTGAGCCTTGCCTTAAAAGCCATGCGCCTGGGAGTTGCGATGGCATACCAGAGCCAGATAGTAAATGAGTACTGCCAGGACATCCTTTTCGGTATCCCAAGGCCTCACATGACGAGGGTTGACCTCGGGGTCCTTGAACCTGAGTATGTGAACGTGCTTCCGAATGGGCACGAACCTTTCATCGGCTTTGCCATGGTTCAGCTTGCCAGAAAACCCGAGTGGCAGGAGAAAGCAAAAGCAGCAGGAGCAAAGGGCTTGAGGATAATTGCCAGCATAGAAACTGGGCAGGAAATGATCCAGAGGTGGGAGGAAGACGATGTTTTCTACGGTTTTACCGGAAACTGGATTTCCCAGGAAGCGGTGTTCGCAAGCGGGACTGTGGACCTTTTTGCCGCAGACATGAACTGCTCGCTTCCGGTAGCCCCCCTTTACGCCGCGAAATACGGGTTCAAACTCATGCCCGTAAGCGGACTCGTGGCCTTTGAAGGTATTACCGAGCGCCTGAACTACAACCCGGTAGAAGCCGATAAGCAGGCAGCAATACTCCTGGATATGGCAATTGAAAACTTCAAAACCCGGAAAGGATCGGTTAGACCCGGTCTGAAACTCCCGATGAAAGAGGCAGTTGTCGGCTTTTCAACCGAAAGCATCCTTGACGCCCTCGGAGGCACCCTCGACCCTCTCCTTGATGCCATAAAAAGCGGCGCAATCAAAGGAGTGGTCGGAATGGTCTCCTGCACTACATTAAGGGATACCGGGCAGGACGTGCACAGCGTTGCAGTGGTAAAAGAGTTGATCAAGAGGAACATCCTGGTCCTTTCCATGGGCTGCGGGAACGGGGCCATGCAGGTTGCAGGCCTCTGCTCCCCCGAAGCAAGGGAATTTGCCGGGGACAGCTTAAAGGTGGTATGTGAAGCCCTCGGGGTTCCTCCGGTACTCAGCTATGGGACCTGCACCGACACAGGCAGGCTTGCCGATCTCCTGGG
The Methanosarcina sp. WWM596 DNA segment above includes these coding regions:
- the cooS gene encoding anaerobic carbon-monoxide dehydrogenase catalytic subunit, which codes for MDKERISYHESVQKMYERIKEDNMTNVWDRYEAQGIGGVPDRRCNFCMAGARCDLCSNGPCRSDASKDKRGVCGITADGMVMRMMLLRNVLGASTYQYHTDQTIRTLRETAKGNTPYKISEPEKLRTFAGRLGLETGGTDSEVALRLCEFVEKDFNRPAYEQSQIVELLSPPERKKRWEELDMFPGGIYGEMMYSTSSCLTNVDGYYVSLALKAMRLGVAMAYQSQIVNEYCQDILFGIPRPHMTRVDLGVLEPEYVNVLPNGHEPFIGFAMVQLARKPEWQEKAKAAGAKGLRIIASIETGQEMIQRWEEDDVFYGFTGNWISQEAVFASGTVDLFAADMNCSLPVAPLYAAKYGFKLMPVSGLVAFEGITERLNYNPVEADKQAAILLDMAIENFKTRKGSVRPGLKLPMKEAVVGFSTESILDALGGTLDPLLDAIKSGAIKGVVGMVSCTTLRDTGQDVHSVAVVKELIKRNILVLSMGCGNGAMQVAGLCSPEAREFAGDSLKVVCEALGVPPVLSYGTCTDTGRLADLLGAISGALGAPVPDLPVAAAAPEYMEQKATIDAIFALALGLYTYVNPVPTITGGPNLVKLLTEDCREVTGGIMNVETDAVKAVDGIEQHIMEKRKKLGI